The Armatimonadota bacterium genome includes a window with the following:
- a CDS encoding transketolase produces MSETTVCDIEQLAVDTIKTLSVDAVEKAKSGHPGLPTGAMDYAYVLWTRFMRYVPSDPQWPGRDRFILSAGHGCMLLYSLLHLTGYDVSLEDIKNFRQWGSRTPGHPEYGLTPGVEATTGPLGQGFANGVGMALASKMLAARFNRPGYELFNNRVFAICSDGDLMEGISHEAASFAGHLGLGNIVYIYDDNHISIGGDTGITYSDDVQKRFEGYGWHVQKIDGHDRKAAEAAIAAAIAETQRPSLIIARTIIAKDAPNKRNTAGAHGEPLGAEEIALMKQALGWPLEPDFHVPGGVYDHFRERPRQVERNEYAAWHEMMERYRREYPAEAELLDAMKERRAPADLAEKLLEAAESFDADATRGYGGKVMQVAAGLVPSLVGGSADLEPSTKTLLKDTTSIARGSFEGRNIHFGVREHGMGAIVNGMAYFGYFIPYGATFMVFSDYMRPSVRVAALSHLQTVWIWTHDSIFVGEDGPTHQPIEHLASLRAMPNLRVIRPADAAETAVAWAVAIQSKDRPTALALSRQKAPAVDRPSAKDALGLLKGAYVVSDPEGGQPEAIVIATGTEVKPAQEAVRLLAAEGRRLRLVSMPCWELFEEQDEAYRESVLPSSVTRRIAVEAGSSFGWERYVLRDGLIIGVDRFGASAPLKDLQENFGFTADKIAARIREYLA; encoded by the coding sequence GTGAGCGAGACGACTGTCTGCGATATCGAACAGCTTGCCGTAGACACCATCAAGACGCTGTCCGTGGATGCTGTGGAGAAGGCCAAGTCGGGGCATCCCGGCTTGCCGACGGGAGCGATGGACTATGCCTACGTCCTGTGGACGCGCTTCATGCGCTATGTCCCGTCGGATCCGCAATGGCCCGGGCGCGACCGGTTCATCCTGTCGGCCGGCCATGGATGCATGCTGCTCTATTCGCTGCTGCACCTTACCGGCTATGACGTCTCGCTGGAGGACATCAAGAACTTCCGGCAGTGGGGCAGCCGCACGCCGGGTCACCCGGAATACGGGCTGACTCCGGGGGTGGAGGCCACCACCGGACCGCTGGGTCAGGGATTCGCCAACGGAGTGGGAATGGCGCTGGCCTCGAAGATGCTGGCTGCCCGGTTCAACCGGCCCGGCTACGAGCTGTTCAACAACCGTGTCTTCGCCATCTGCAGCGACGGCGACCTGATGGAGGGCATCTCGCACGAGGCCGCCTCTTTCGCCGGTCATCTGGGGCTGGGCAACATCGTCTACATCTATGACGACAACCATATCAGCATCGGCGGGGATACAGGCATAACCTATTCCGACGATGTGCAGAAGCGCTTCGAAGGGTATGGCTGGCACGTCCAGAAGATTGACGGCCACGACCGCAAAGCGGCGGAGGCGGCCATCGCCGCCGCGATCGCCGAGACCCAGCGCCCGAGTCTGATCATCGCCCGCACCATCATCGCGAAAGACGCTCCCAATAAGCGCAACACTGCGGGAGCCCACGGCGAGCCTCTGGGGGCGGAGGAGATCGCCCTGATGAAGCAGGCACTGGGGTGGCCGCTGGAGCCCGATTTCCACGTTCCGGGTGGCGTCTACGATCACTTCCGCGAGCGTCCGCGTCAGGTGGAACGGAATGAGTATGCCGCATGGCACGAGATGATGGAGCGCTACCGCCGGGAGTATCCTGCCGAGGCGGAGCTGCTGGATGCCATGAAGGAGCGTCGTGCTCCGGCCGACCTAGCCGAAAAACTGCTGGAGGCAGCCGAATCCTTCGATGCGGATGCCACCCGAGGATACGGCGGCAAGGTGATGCAGGTGGCGGCGGGCCTCGTGCCCTCTCTTGTGGGCGGATCAGCCGACCTGGAGCCTTCCACCAAGACGCTCCTCAAGGATACCACCTCCATCGCCCGGGGCAGCTTTGAGGGACGCAACATTCATTTTGGCGTGCGTGAGCACGGAATGGGCGCCATCGTCAACGGAATGGCGTATTTCGGCTATTTCATTCCCTACGGCGCAACGTTCATGGTGTTTTCGGACTACATGCGTCCTTCCGTGCGCGTGGCTGCGCTCTCGCACCTGCAGACGGTCTGGATCTGGACCCACGACAGCATCTTCGTGGGCGAGGACGGGCCGACGCATCAGCCCATCGAGCATCTGGCCTCCCTGCGGGCCATGCCGAACCTGCGTGTCATCCGGCCGGCGGATGCCGCTGAGACGGCCGTCGCCTGGGCGGTGGCCATCCAGAGCAAGGACCGTCCCACCGCTCTTGCGCTGTCCCGCCAGAAGGCGCCGGCTGTCGATCGCCCTTCCGCGAAGGATGCGCTGGGTCTGCTGAAGGGCGCCTATGTGGTGTCGGACCCTGAGGGCGGTCAGCCGGAGGCGATCGTCATCGCCACCGGCACGGAGGTAAAGCCCGCGCAGGAGGCCGTCCGGCTGCTTGCTGCAGAGGGACGGCGCCTGAGGCTGGTCAGCATGCCGTGCTGGGAGCTTTTCGAGGAGCAGGATGAAGCCTACCGGGAGAGCGTTTTGCCCTCCTCGGTTACCCGGCGCATCGCCGTCGAGGCAGGGAGCTCCTTCGGCTGGGAGCGCTACGTTCTGCGCGATGGCCTGATCATCGGGGTGGACCGGTTCGGAGCTTCCGCCCCGCTGAAGGATCTTCAGGAGAACTTCGGGTTCACAGCGGACAAGATCGCGGCTCGCATCCGGGAGTACCTGGCGTAG
- a CDS encoding cyclase has protein sequence MPQIIDITMPLKPGMLIYPGNPPFEWEEYRSVEKGDSSNNSRFSMGSHVGTHVDAPRHYVEGGGGMESLLPDTLLGPCRVFQVQQKQLDAELLSRLDFDGVRRALFGTPSSRDLSNPEFNPDFAHVTGDGADLLVRTGVRLVGVDYLSVDRYKAPGHPAHHLLLGAGVVVVEGLDLSGVEPGDYELICCPLLIPGAEAAPARVFLRRPDA, from the coding sequence ATGCCGCAGATCATAGACATCACGATGCCGCTCAAGCCCGGGATGCTGATCTATCCCGGAAATCCACCCTTTGAATGGGAAGAATACCGCAGCGTGGAGAAAGGCGATTCTTCCAACAACTCGCGCTTCTCCATGGGCTCTCACGTCGGGACCCATGTGGATGCGCCCAGGCACTACGTCGAAGGGGGAGGGGGAATGGAATCGCTGCTTCCCGACACGCTGCTGGGGCCGTGTCGAGTGTTCCAGGTCCAGCAGAAGCAGCTCGACGCTGAACTGCTCTCCCGACTGGATTTTGACGGCGTGCGCAGGGCACTGTTCGGCACGCCCAGCTCACGGGATCTCTCCAACCCCGAGTTCAACCCGGATTTCGCCCACGTGACAGGGGACGGCGCAGACCTTCTGGTCAGGACGGGTGTTCGGTTGGTGGGAGTGGACTATCTTTCCGTGGACCGCTACAAGGCGCCGGGGCATCCCGCGCATCACTTGCTGCTGGGGGCGGGTGTCGTTGTGGTGGAGGGGCTGGATTTGTCCGGCGTGGAGCCAGGAGACTACGAGCTGATCTGTTGTCCTCTGCTGATTCCGGGGGCGGAAGCCGCGCCGGCGAGAGTTTTCCTGCGCAGGCCGGACGCTTGA